CCCCGTCGGCCTTCGAGGCCGGTTTCGTGTCGGCGGCGCACGATGATGACGCCATTGCGCACACCCTGGATGCGGCCGAGCAGGTGTTCGCGTCGATGAAGGGTTGAGGCGGGCACAAGGGCACAAGGGCGCAAGAGCGCAAGAGCACAAGGCGGCTTCCTCTCCTATGGGGTCGCCGCCGACCGCCTTGCCGATGCCAGGGGCGGATGCGGATCAGCCCGGAATCACCGCGGTGGCTTCGATCTCCACCTTGGCGCGCGGCTCCACCAGCGCCGCCACCTGCACCGCCGTCATGGCCGGATAATGCCGGCCGATGATCTCGCGGTAGTGCGCGCCGATGGCGCGATAGGCGCTGACGTACTCGTCCCGGTCGGTCACATACCAGGTGAGCCGGGTGATGTGTTCCGGCCGCCCGCCGCCTTGCGCCAGCACGCTGACGACGTTCTGCAGGGCCTGGCGCGTCTGGTCGGCGAAGTCGTCGCTTTCGAACTGTTGCGCGCCGTTCCACCCTATCTGGCCGCCGATGAACACCAGGCGGCTGCCCGGGCGGACTTCGGTCATAACGCCGTTCGAATACCCGCGCGGCGGCAGCCAGTCGGGCGGTTGCAGTATTTCCATGAGCCATCCTTTTATGAAGTGAATCGCCGCGAGGCCTGCGGCGCCGGCACGCCGCGCGGGCGTCAGGAGCCTGCGCACGCGGCCTGCTGGCGCAAAACGAAACGTTGAAGCTTGCCGGTCTCGGTGCGCGGCAGCGCGGAGACGAATTCGATCAGCCGCGGGTACTTGTAGGGCGCGATGGCCGCCTTGACGAACTCCTGCAGCTCGGCGACCAGCGCCGCATCGCCCTCACGGCCGGGCTTGAGCACGATATAGGCCTTGACGACCTGTCCGCGCTCGTCGCAAGGCGCGCCCACAACGCCGCATTCGGCCACGGCCGGATGGCGCAGCAGCGCGTCCTCGACTTCCGGGCCGGCGATGTTGTATCCGGCCGAAACGATCATGTCGTCATTGCGGGCCTGGTAGAAAAAGTAGCCGTCCGCGTCCTGGATAAAGGTGTCGCCCGGCAGGTTCCAACCGTCGCGCACAAAGTCGCGCTGACGGGGGTCGGCCAGGTAGCGGCAGCCGGTAGGCCCGCGGACAGCCAGCCGTCCTGGCTGGCCCACCGGCACCGGCTGCATCGCGTCGTCCACCACCTGCGCCACATAGCCCGGCACCACCTTGCCGATGGCGCCGCGGCGCACTTCGTTTTCCGGGCTGGAGACGAAGACGTGGATCATCTCGGTGCCGCCGATGCCGTCGATCATTTCGATGCCGGTCGCCTGCTTCCACAATTGCCGCGTCGTATCGGGCAACGCCTCGCCGGCGGACACGCTTTTGCGCAGGCTCTTCAA
The sequence above is a segment of the Bordetella genomosp. 9 genome. Coding sequences within it:
- a CDS encoding RidA family protein — encoded protein: MEILQPPDWLPPRGYSNGVMTEVRPGSRLVFIGGQIGWNGAQQFESDDFADQTRQALQNVVSVLAQGGGRPEHITRLTWYVTDRDEYVSAYRAIGAHYREIIGRHYPAMTAVQVAALVEPRAKVEIEATAVIPG